Genomic DNA from uncultured Fretibacterium sp.:
GATATCTCATGGCCTCGGGGCTCATTTGGGCGAACCCGACCTTCCAAGCAAGAATAGCGGCCTGAGTGCGGTCCCTGAGCTCCAGCTTCTTCAGCATGTGGCTGACGTGATTCTTGACCGTCTTCTCGGACAGCACGGTCTTTTCGGCCACCTCGATATTGCTGTAGCCCTGGGCCAGCCAATAGAGGACTACCTTCTCCCTGGGCGAGAGCTCTCCCAGAAGGTCGTTCTCGTTCTTGCGCTTGGCGAAACTGGTCATCAGCTTGCCCGCAACCCTGGGATCGACGTAGGGTTCGTGCTGATAGGCGGCGCGTATCGCCGCAATCAGCTCCGTCCTGCCGGAGGACTTGAGGACAAACCCCATGACGCCCTCAGCTGACAGCGTCGCTAGACAATCCTCATCGTCGTAGGCACTGACGGCGATAGTGCCTACCTTC
This window encodes:
- a CDS encoding response regulator transcription factor, coding for MIQIVLADDHKLFRDGLRKILELDPEIKVVGEASNGEEALQLLQERSPDIILFDINMPRMDGIQLAREINSRKLKVGTIAVSAYDDEDCLATLSAEGVMGFVLKSSGRTELIAAIRAAYQHEPYVDPRVAGKLMTSFAKRKNENDLLGELSPREKVVLYWLAQGYSNIEVAEKTVLSEKTVKNHVSHMLKKLELRDRTQAAILAWKVGFAQMSPEAMRYLVGEEPQPDQ